One genomic window of Salvelinus alpinus chromosome 17, SLU_Salpinus.1, whole genome shotgun sequence includes the following:
- the aurkaip1 gene encoding small ribosomal subunit protein mS38, translated as MFISRVAPRLSLLCRAAGALQTPVQSLRGALLPVFPACCSSLNGKPRNYGTAADNSQPPQPWVALEPELEEFLVPRNLSVSPLESWLSLHYSLPPLLEAPQPLEEGDVMVDTKVLPPFAVPLLEEGDGAVTPLSCKNVLEIRRRKMNRHKYKKLLKRTKFLRRRVLEGRRKKKQKRFEKDLQRIWMRAGLKKAPEGWNTPKIFIKQYKSKRG; from the exons ATGTTTATCTCAAGGGTGGCCCCTCGCCTCAGTCTGCTTTGCAGAGCAGCTG GTGCACTTCAGACTCCAGTACAGTCATTGCGTGGGGCTCTACTGCCCGTCTTCCCTGCTTGCTGCTCTTCTCTAAATGGAAAACCTAGAAACTATGGAACAGCAGCAGATAACTCGCAGCCTCCTCAACCATGGGTGGCACTGGAGCCAGAGCTGGAAGAGTTCCTCGTCCCTCGTAATCTATCAGTGTCCCCACTGGAGAGCTGGCTCTCCCTGcactactccctccctcccctgctaGAGGCTCCTCAGCCCCTGGAGGAAGGAGATGTGATGGTGGACACCAAGGTGTTGCCCCCATTTGCAGTCCCTCTACTGGAGGAGGGTGATGGCGCCGTCACGCCCCTCAGCTGTAAGAACGTGCTGGAGATCCGGCGGCGGAAGATGAACAGGCACAAGTACAAGAAGCTGCTGAAACGCACCAAGTTCCTGCGGAGGAGAGTGTTGGAGGGCAGGAGGAAAAAGAAGCAG AAACGCTTCGAGAAGGATCTGCAGAGGATCTGGATGAGAGCTGGACTGAAGAAAGCCCCAGAGGGATGGAACACACCCAAAATCTTCATTAAACAGTACAAGTCCAAGAGGGGATGA
- the LOC139542494 gene encoding matrix remodeling-associated protein 8-like, whose translation MLLLFLISAVFFMPSAWGQSSSSLGVVVVEARNITLPAGTQAVLPCNSPRMVWTRDRLKDRQRVVHWDLVRSIPEYSVERILDMSPGVKERVYNGFNKGRITIPKTAFTDGNFSLVINNVGAADRGVYSCNLHHHYCQLHQSIKIQLNTTKSARKEKRYWDGDKTVFVVLLGSSVVLPCVNRRPLWTEGQQEDQQQVAHWDWQPPGVRPDLADRLVDLYASGERRQYGPLFPVDKMSVSEDAFSVGDFSLTISNLQPIDKGLYSCHLHHHYCGLHERRIFRLMVGSPLPPPPLVLTAAPAVPHALPNDDPSHNVVELERPRVVNVILPEHRGHFFQQLGYILATFFLLAFIITIVIVLTTRRRKRGLEYDLQRSKRRGHVTGHEDIALDATELKVCNQEHLNSDYKNNLLKERDMSKDRNKEMDGKLWK comes from the exons aTGTTGCTGCTGTTTCTGA TTTCTGCTGTCTTCTTCATGCCCAGTG CATGGGGCCAGAGCAGCAGCAGTctaggtgtggtggtggtggaggcccGCAACATCACCCTCCCAGCCGGAACACAGGCGGTACTGCCCTGCAACAGCCCCCGCATGGTGTGGACCCGGGACCGCCTGAAGGACCGGCAGAGGGTGGTCCACTGGGATCTGGTCCGGAGCATACCAGAGTACTCTGTGGAGAGGATACTGGACATGTCCCCCGGGGTCAAAGAGAGAGTCTACAATGGGTTCAACAAGGGCCGCATAACCATCCCCAAAACCGCCTTCACTGACGGGAACTTCTCCCTCGTCATCAACA ATGTGGGAGCAGCTGACCGAGGTGTTTATAGTTGTAACCTGCACCACCACTACTGCCAGCTGCACCAATCCATCAAGATACAACTCAACACCACCAAGTCAG CCCGTAAGGAGAAGCGGTACTGGGACGGGGACAAGACAGTGTTTGTGGTGTTGCTGGGGAGCTCAGTGGTGTTGCCGTGTGTGAACCGGCGGCCCCTGTGGACGGAGGGCCAGCAGGAGGACCAGCAGCAGGTAGCCCACTGGGACTGGCAGCCCCCTGGGGTGAGACCTGATTTGGCTGACCGCCTGGTGGACCTGTACGCTTCCGGAGAGCGCAGACAGTATGGACCGCTCTTCCCCGTGGATAAGATGAGTGTTTCTGAGGATGCCTTCTCTGTAGGGGACTTCTCTCTGACCATCTCTAACCTGCAGCCCATCGACAAGGGCCTGTACTCCTGCCACCTGCACCACCACTACTGTGGCCTGCACGAGAGACGTATCTTCAGACTCATGGTGGGGTCTCCACTCCCCCCACCTCCTCTGGTCCTCACTGCAGCTCCTGCTGTCCCCCACGCACTCCCCAATGACGACCCAA GCCACAACGTGGTTGAACTTGAGAGGCCACGAGTAGTCAACGTCATCCTCCCTGAGCACCGAGGGCACTTCTTCCAGCAGCTGGGTTACATCCTGGCTACCTTCTTCCTCCTAGCCTTCATCATCACAATAGTCATTGTGCTTACCACACGACGCAGAAAGAGAG GGCTGGAGTATGACTTGCAAAGATCTAAACG GAGGGGTCATGTGACTGGCCATGAGGACATTGCATTGGACGCCACAGAGCTGAAGGTCTGCAACCAGGAACACCTGAATTCAG ATTACAAAAACAACttactgaaagagagagatatgtcCAAAGACCGCAATAAAG AAATGGATGGAAAGTTGTGGAAGTGA